Proteins from one Cicer arietinum cultivar CDC Frontier isolate Library 1 chromosome 3, Cicar.CDCFrontier_v2.0, whole genome shotgun sequence genomic window:
- the LOC101508200 gene encoding LOW QUALITY PROTEIN: protein FLOWERINGUS T (The sequence of the model RefSeq protein was modified relative to this genomic sequence to represent the inferred CDS: substituted 1 base at 1 genomic stop codon), translated as MPRNNGGVDPLVVGGVIGDVLNPFTNSVSLSVVTNNKEISNGCVLKPSQVVNRPRASVGGEDLRTFYTLVMVDADAPSPSNPVLREYLHLXVLLPLSLVKSTGKEVVFYESPNXXXXXXXXXXXXFKQLGRDTVFAPEWRHNFKTRNFAEINNLVIVASVYFNCQRERGCGGRRS; from the exons ATGCCACGAAATAATGGGGGGGTCGACCCTCTTGTTGTAGGGGGTGTGATAGGAGATGTTTTGAATCCTTTTACAAACTCTGTATCTTTGAGTGTTGTCACCAATAACAAAGAGATTAGTAATGGCTGTGTGCTCAAGCCCTCTCAAGTAGTTAACCGCCCAAGGGCTAGTGTTGGTGGTGAAGATCTAAGGACTTTCTACACGCTT GTTATGGTGGACGCAGATGCCCCTAGCCCTAGTAACCCTGTTTTGAGGGAATACTTGCATTTGTGAGTTCTCTTGCCTCTTTCTTTAGTTAAAAGTACCG GAAAAGAGGTAGTATTTTATGAGAGCCCGAAT NNNNNNNNNNNNNNNNNNNNNNNNNNNNNNNNNNNATTCAAGCAATTGGGCAGGGACACTGTTTTTGCCCCAGAATGGCGTCATAATTTCAAGACTAGAAACTTTGCAGAAATTAACAATTTGGTCATTGTTGCATCGGTTTATTTCAATTGTCAAAGAGAGCGTGGTTGCGGTGGAAGGAGAAGCTAG
- the LOC101497706 gene encoding uncharacterized protein, with translation MAYPFSDFKYSDGLTVVGISFCTAIVCEAISWVLIYRTNSYKNLRSSIDKASKKLETMKTDSNKINIKKSKTKKIDRVETSLKESSRDLSLFKFKSGGVVALVLFVVFGLLNSLFEGKVVAKLPFQPFGLVMKMSHRGLQGNDPTDCSMAFLYFLCSISIRTNLQKFLGFAPPRGAGAGLFPMPDPKTS, from the coding sequence aTGGCATATCCATTCTCAGATTTCAAGTACTCCGATGGCCTCACTGTGGTGGGTATCTCCTTTTGTACAGCTATTGTTTGTGAGGCCATCTCATGGGTTCTTATTTACCGCACCAATTCTTACAAGAACCTCCGGTCCTCCATTGATAAAGCCTCCAAGAAACTCGAGACTATGAAGACAGACAGCAACAAAATCAACATTAAGAAGTCCAAGACCAAAAAAATTGACCGTGTTGAGACAAGCCTCAAAGAATCCAGCCGTGACTTGTCTCTTTTCAAGTTCAAATCTGGTGGTGTGGTTGCTCTGGTTCTCTTTGTGGTCTTTGGATTGCTAAATTCGCTCTTTGAAGGCAAGGTAGTTGCCAAATTGCCCTTCCAGCCTTTTGGGCTTGTTATGAAGATGAGCCATCGAGGGTTGCAAGGTAATGATCCCACTGATTGTTCCATGGCATTTCTATACTTCTTGTGTTCCATTAGTATCAGAACAAATTTGCAGAAGTTCTTGGGTTTTGCACCGCCAAGGGGTGCTGGTGCTGGCCTCTTTCCCATGCCAGACCCGAAGACCAGTTGA
- the LOC101498244 gene encoding aquaporin SIP1-2-like, with amino-acid sequence MVSAIKSAIGDAVLTFMWVFCSSMLGIVTNAITKSLDLQDVSYNGFPYPSFIVITTLVFLLVFLFTLIGSAMGGASFNPTGTASFYAVGLGSDTLFSMALRFPAQALGAAGGAMAISELIHPKYKHMIGGPSLKVDLHTGAVAELVLTFVITFIVLCIFLKGPRNELMKIWLLAMSTVTLVMAGGAYTGPSMNPANAFGWAYINNRHNTCDQFYVYWICPFTGAILAAWLFRAIFPPPEVKQKKA; translated from the exons ATGGTCAGTGCTATAAAGTCAGCAATTGGAGATGCAGTGTTGACTTTCATGTGGGTGTTTTGTTCTTCCATGTTGGGGATAGTTACAAATGCTATAACCAAATCCCTCGATCTTCAAGACGTTTCGTACAATGGTTTTCCATACCCTTCTTTCATTGTCATCACTACGCTTGTTTTTCTCCTTGTTTTTTTGTTTACCTTAATTGGTAGTGCAATGGGTGGTGCTAGCTTTAACCCTACCGGGACTGCTTCGTTTTATGCTGTTGGTCTTGGTTCTGATACGCTTTTCTCAATGGCTCTTCGTTTCCCTGCTCAG GCACTTGGTGCTGCTGGCGGTGCAATGGCAATTTCGGAGTTGATTCATCCGAAATACAAGCACATGATCGGGGGACCTTCTTTGAAAGTGGACTTGCATACTGGTGCTGTTGCTGAATTGGTTTTGACATTTGTGATTACTTTTATTGTCCTCTGCATATTCCTCAAGGGCCCTCGTAACGAGTTAATGAAGATTTGGTTGCTGGCCATGTCAACCGTCACTTTGGTCATGGCTGGTGGTGCTTACACTGGTCCATCCATGAACCCGGCCAAT GCATTTGGTTGGGCATACATAAACAACCGGCACAACACATGTGACCAATTCTATGTATACTGGATTTGTCCTTTCACTGGAGCAATATTGGCTGCTTGGCTATTTCGCGCTATCTTCCCCCCACCAGAAGTAAAACAGAAAAAAGCATGA
- the LOC101498578 gene encoding apyrase 2: MLKRPSRQESLSDKIYRFRGTLLVVSIPLLLITFVLYMMPSSSSYESAGDYALVNRKISPDKKSGSTYAVIFDAGSSGSRVHVFHFDQNLDLVHIGKDLELFEQTKPGLSAYAQNPQQAAESLVSLLEKAESVVPRELRSKTPVRVGATAGLRALEGDASDRILQAVRDLLKKRSTLRSEADAVTVLDGTQEGAFQWVTINYLLGNLGKDYSKTVGVVDLGGGSVQMAYAISESDAAMAPKVTDGEDPYVKEMFLRGRKYYLYVHSYLRYGLLAARAEILKASGDAENPCILSGYDGSYNYGGKSFKASSSPSGASLNECKSVALKALKVNESTCTHMKCTFGGIWNGGGGDGQKNLFVASFFFDRAAEAGFANPNSPVAIVRPADFEDAAKQACQTKLENAKSTYPRVEEGNLPYLCMDLVYQYTLLVDGFGIYPWQEITLVKKVKYEDALVEAAWPLGSAIEAVSSR; this comes from the exons ATGCTGAAGCGTCCCAGCCGTCAGGAGTCTCTCTCCGATAAGATCTACAGATTTCGAGGAACTCTGCTCGTTGTATCGATTCCACTCCTTCTCATCACGTTCGTTCTCTACATGATGCCTTCGAGTTCCTCTTATGAATCCGCCGGAGATTACGCCCTCGTTAATCGGAAAATTTCCCCTGATAAAAAATCCGGTAGCACTTACGCCGTCATTTTCGACGCCGGTAGCTCCGGTAGCCGCGTCCACGTTTTCCATTTCGATCAGAATCTAGATCTCGTTCACATTGGCAAAGATCTCGAACTTTTCGAGCAG ACTAAACCAGGTTTGAGTGCGTATGCTCAGAATCCGCAGCAAGCAGCGGAATCTCTGGTTTCGCTTTTAGAGAAAGCGGAGAGTGTTGTTCCTCGGGAATTGCGATCGAAGACACCCGTTCGAGTTGGG GCAACTGCGGGTTTGAGGGCTTTGGAAGGGGATGCATCTGATAGGATATTACAAGCG GTAAGGGATTTGCTTAAGAAAAGAAGCACATTGAGATCTGAGGCTGATGCAGTTACGGTGCTGGATGGAACACAAGAAGGTGCTTTTCAATGG GTTACTATTAACTATCTATTGGGAAACTTGGGAAAAGATTATTCTAAGACTGTTGGGGTAGTTGATCTTGGAGGTGGATCTGTTCAAATGGCATATGCCATATCTGAGTCTGATGCTGCCATGGCTCCCAAAGTAACTGATGGAGAGGATCCGTATGTTAAGGAGATGTTTCTCAGGGGAAGAAAATATTACCTCTATGTTCACAG TTACTTGCGCTATGGTTTACTAGCTGCTCGTGCTGAGATTTTAAAGGCTTCTGGTGATGCTGAAAACCCGTGTATCTTATCTGGCTATGATG GATCTTACAACTATGGAGGAAAGTCCTTTAAGGCTTCATCCTCTCCTTCTGGAGCAAGCTTAAATGAATGCAAAAGTGTAGCTCTCAAGGCCCTCAAAGTCAATGAGTCAACTTGTACACATATGAAGTGCACTTTTGGTGGGATATGGAACGGTGGAGGTGGGGATGGGCAAAAAAACCTCTTTGTTGCATCATTTTTCTTTGACCGGGCTGCTGAG GCTGGTTTTGCCAATCCAAACTCACCAGTTGCAATAGTTCGTCCTGCGGATTTTGAGGATGCCGCCAAGCAAGCTTGTCAAACAAAACTGGAGAATGCCAAATCCACTTATCCACGTGTTGAAGAGGGGAACCTTCCATATCTTTGCATGGATCTTGTATACCAGTATACACTGCTTGTTGATGGGTTTG GCATATATCCATGGCAAGAGATTACATTGGTAAAGAAAGTAAAATACGAAGATGCCCTTGTCGAGGCAGCTTGGCCGCTAGGAAGTGCCATCGAAGCTGTATCATCTAGGTAA